In the genome of Lactuca sativa cultivar Salinas chromosome 3, Lsat_Salinas_v11, whole genome shotgun sequence, the window CTGCGAAGAGTAAATCAGAACCTTCCAAGCCTTCTCTTACACCAGAAGAAAGAAAAGCAAAAGCACAAGAACCGaagtataatttttttattcttCTTTCTTTATCCGTTtattaaaaattttgaaaatgttttttattttttttattttacttctTTAGTTAACTCATATTTTGGTCTTTGCTTATGTTTAAGGGAGCGAGCACGCAAAAAGAAAGATGAGAATGGAAAGAGAACGAGAGAAGGTAATTATTTCTTTTTCTTGAAAGATAAATAATCTCAAAACTTAATTTCAGTTTTGTAGAATTGTGTTAAATTATACCATTTGTACTCTTGGTTCTTAAAGTGGCCTTCAGTTTGTGAAACTCTTAACATAATTTCATCCAATATTCCAAGTAGAATGTGTAATATGTTCTTCTCTTTTAAGTTTTAATAAAGTAGAAGGGTATTTACGTCATTTTGTATCATGTACTTAACATAAAATTATCTTTAGGAGCGGATACGAATTGGGAAGGAACTACTTGAAGCAAAACGCATGGAGGAAGAAAATGAAAGAAAACGgtaactttatttatttatttatttattttgtattttgtaccTTCTGCACCTGTAGTTGAGGAAaagaatgtattatttttatatattataaattttaacatttaataaaaattaatatttttccttcacaatttgaatattgttttttttttttttatttattatagagTTCACTGCCCATTAGGCCTGCTACAAAATCTGAGCAAATGAGAGAGTGTTTAAGATCTCTTAAGCAAAGCAATAAGGTAAAGAAATTGTTGAAAATGtgcatttattttgttacaatctcatatttattttaaagaaaattgtGAAGGGTATATTATGTAAATGTTGTGTTCTGGAAGGATGAAAGTTGTATGCAGGTTATAAAGTTTAAAACACGCGGGTTGAATATGGGTCGTATATAGATCGGATTATATTTGTGGATACAATCCGagatataaatagaggagtgaaGGTTCTGGAGATTAATTCACAGAAGTTGTTAGGTCTAGATATTTTCTCTCAGTCTTATCTCTCAAGGGTTCTTCGTTGTTAGTTTGATATATATCTGATTCATTGTATTTTGAGTGAGAGAGGAGGTTGTGTAATCAGTTCTGTTTTTCTCTCATCTTTTGATCATTAGAAATAGTTTAGATTGAGTGACAATCTGAGTGTTTTTTGTAGTGAGTTTTGAGTTGTAAGTATATTGAAAACCACCTGTTTCTTGATCTTAATATGATATGAGAAATGGTGATGTTGGGAAGTTTGTTTTGTGAGTTTtttaacatggtatcagagcgtaaGGCTCGTCTTCGTTGATCCTGACGGTCGCTTCTTGTTCTTGCTCGTCTTTTCGTGTTTCTACTTTGGACGATCTGTGAAAGGTAtactttctttttttgttttttttttgcgaTTAAATAAGTTCAGTCTAGGGTTTTTGTTTTATTCCCCTAAATCTAGAGTCTATTTGTTGAGATCTTGGTACTGCGAGTTGTTTGTTTAATCTTTCAGGGATACTGCGATTCGAGATCTGACTAAGCGTTCCTGTGAAGTTGACTAAAACTCTCCAACGTTGTCGATCAATCCCTATTAATCTGAAATAATCCTCTTGGGTTCAGATTTCATCACTGATAAACCCTTGTAGGAAACGGATTTAGGGAGTCGACGTTGTCCATCCTCCTTTTTGCCTAGTGCACTGTGAGGGTTTCTCGTTCCCTTCTCTCTATTTTCTAGCTGTAGATCTGGAATTCTTTGATGTTTTGAGTACATCTGTTATTTGTTCTTTACTTCTCGAAgctgatttgtttttttttttcacactGTGTTGATTGTCTTGGGCCCCGACATACTGTGGTGACCATCTGGACTTTAAGTCAACACTAGTGTTGTTTTTTTTGTGATCTGTTTTGCTATTTGGGTTCTTGATTGTTACTTGTGATGGCTGGTGAAACGTCTGATGGGAGTGGTGTTCCTAAGGAAACTCCTGTAGATTTTGATGATCCTTTATATGTCCATCCTTCTGATAATAATGTAACGTCTATTATAACTGTTAAGCTGACTGGTAATGAGAATTATCGATTGTGGCTTAGTGCTATGTCTAGAGGTCTTAAAGCTAGAAATAAATTGGGCTTTGTGGATGGTACTATTACTCTTGAAAGTACTGATAAATCTAAAGCCACTAAATGGGAACGTGTAAATGCTGTTGTCTGTAATTGGATTCTAGGGTCAATCTCTGAAACTATATATACTAGTCATGTGTATTCAGATAATGCTAAAGATATCTGGGATGAATTGTTTGAAACCTACAATAAATTTGATGGATCGGTAATCTTTAATATTCATCAGCAGATCAACACATTAAAGCAAAATGGTTCTTCTCTTTCTGACTATTTTAGTAAATTAGATTCTTTGTGGAAGGAGTTTGATGGGTTAACTAGTTTAATTGAATGTGTATGTGAGGCAGCTACAAAACTTAATGATCATTCAAAATTGATGAAATTAATGCAATTCCTTAGTGGACTTGATGATGTTTATAATCAAGTCAAGAGTCACATTCTTTTGATGGAACCTTTACCTAATGTTAAATCTGCCTTCTCTATTCTTTCTAGAGAAGAGTCTCTTCAAAAGAATGGGTCTCTTGGGTCTACTATTTCTTCAAAACCTCAAGTTTCTGTGTTTAATAGCAAAGTTAATGATTTTAAAAGAGGACATAATCAAGTTAGGTTTAAGAACCAAGGATTACAATGCAAGCATTGCAATCTTAAAGGTCACACTATAGAAAGATGTTATAAACTAATTGGCTATCCAAAggatttcaaatttaaaaatgaaagtaaTAATCAAAACAAGTCTGGTGTTGTCAATTCTTCTTCTGTTAGTGCTAATAATAGCAAGTCTGTTTCTTCTAAGTCTGGTCTTGGGAGTGATGCTCATTTTCTTACTAGTGAGCAATATTCTAAGTTTTTGCGTCTCATTAGTGAGAAACCTGCTTGTGATGATGTGCCTGCTACTGCAAATATGGCAGGTATGTCTATGTTTAAATGTTGTAATTCTTTTGCTAGTTCAAATGATTTTCAAAGCTGGATTGTTGATTCAGGAGCTAATCAACATATGATAGCTTCTGAGTCACAACTTAAAGATGCTATAGATGTGTCTAAACTGAATTTGTCTGTTAAACATCCTAATGGTTCTTCAGCTTCTATTAATAAAATAGGGAATCTTCAATTATCCTCACATCTTACCTTATTTGATGTCTTTGCTGTTCCTGATTTCAATGTTAATCTTTTATCTGTCCATAAACTTTGTAAAGACAGTGGCTGTGAGGTTGTTTTTTCTGAACATACTTGTAAAATCCAGGATTCACTATCAAAGAAGATGGTGGAGAATGGTAGAGAGTCTGGGGGATTATACTATCTTGATTGTGTTCCCTCAGGTATTTCAACAAATAGTGTGTCTAAATGTTATGTTTCTAAACTAACTTGGCATAGTAGACTTGGTCATCCAGCAGACCAAGCTTTAATATCTTTAAAGGGTATTTTAAAACTTGGAAATGAATCTCTTCCTCCTTGTGATGTTTGTCATAAATCTAAACAAACTAGAGAACCTTTTTCACAAAGTCAACATACATCAACCAAGTTAGGTGAATTGGTTCACTTAGATGTCTGGGGTCCTTATAAGCTTGCTTCTGTTGAAGGGTTTAAGTATTTTCTGACTATTGTGGATGATTTTACTAGGGCCACTTGGGTATTTCTTTTAAAATCTAAAATTGAggtttttgattgttttaaatCCTTTGTTAATATTCTTTTAAATCAATTTAATGTTAATGTTAAAATAGTACGTTCAGACAATGGTACTGAGTTTGTTAATAATCAAATGAAgttcttttgttttgaaaagggcataattcatcaaacatcatgtgcttatactccacaacaaaatggagttgtggAGAGAAAGCATAGGCATATCCTTAATGTTGCTCGATCTCTTTTTTTTCAATCAGGAGTTCCTGTCAAGTATTGGGGAGATGCTGTTTTGACTtctgtttttttaataaatagaaTGCCTACTTCTGTTTTAAATGGTCAATCACCTTATGAATTGGTTTTTCAGAGAACTCCTAATTTTGAATATTTAAGGGTTTTTGGTTGTTTATGTTTTGCTGTTAAACCAAATGTTTCTGATAAATTGTCTGAACGTGCTGAAAAATGTATTCTTTTAGGTTATTGTTCTGATAAAAAGGCATATAAACTCCTTAGTTTGGATACTAATTCTTCTTTTGTATCCAGGGATGTGAAGTTTTATGAGTCTGTTTTTCCATACAAGTTGAAATCAACTTCTGTTGATAAAGTTTCGAATATTTTTGGCCCTAGTGATCTCTTTTCCTGTGATGAATTTgagaataataaatatataaatgattatattaatCTTGATGAGCTGAGAGTAGAGTCTCAGTTGGATGGTGCTGATGCAGCCATTGGTATGGATGATGTTGATTCTAGTAATTTTGTCAACCCTGGTGGCGAGGCAGTTGTGCCTCCTACTGATTCATCTGTTCCTTCTTCTTCGAGTGTATCTGAGGAAAGTAGTCAATCAGTCTTAATCCCTTCTTTGGATCAGTCTATAGGTGTCTCTAGATCTAGGCGTGAGTCTCATATGCCTGTTAAGTTCTCTGATTATATTGTAGAAGGTAAGTATAAATATGGTGTTGAAAGAACTATTAACTATTCTTTTCTTGATTCTGAAACTAAGTGTTTTATTTCTAATCTTGATAAAACTGTTGAACCAAAAAGTTATAATGAAGCTTTTTCTGATCCTAATTGGATTAAAGCTATGAATGATGAAATGGAAGCACTTCATCGAAATAATACATGGGAAATAACTGATTTACCTAAAAATAGGAAACCAATTGGATGTAAATGGGTTTATAAGATTAAATACAAGTCAAATGGTGAAATAGATAGATATAAAGCACGTTTAGTTGCTAAAGGTTATAATCAAAGAGAGGGTATTGATTTTGAGGAGACTTTTTCTCCTGTTGCAAAAATTGTAACAGTTCGTATTGTTATTTCTCTCTCTGTTCACTATTCTTGGCCTTTGTATCAGTTGGATATTAATAATGCCTTTTTATATGGAGATCTTACTGAAGATGTTTATATGTCACTTCCACCTGGTTATTACTCTAGTAATGATACTAGAGTATGTAAGCTTACTAAGTCTTTATATGGACTAAAGCAGGCTCCTAGGAAATGGAATGAAAAGCTTTGTGCATCATTGTTTATGTTTGGTTTTAAACAGAGTATAAGTGATTATTCGTTGTTTATTAAGAAAATTGAAGGTTCAATAACTGTTTTGCtagtatatgttgatgatattattttaacTGGAAATAGTGAAGTAGAGTTAAAGAAGGTAAAGAATTTTATGAGTAGTCAGTTTTTAATTAAAGATCTTGGAACACTTAAATATTTTTTAGGAATTGAAGTAGTTAAGTTTGATAGTGGTTTATGTTTAAATCAAAGAAAATATTGTCTTGAGTTGTTGCATGAATATGGTATGCTTGGCTGTAAACCTGTGACCACACCTTTGGaaacaaattttgttataaattctgATAATCATGATGGGAAAAATGAATTGTTGGAAAATAAAACTGAATTTCAGAAACTAATAGGTAAACTTATCTATCTTACAGTTACTAGACCTGATATTTCTTATGCAGTCCAGGTCCTTAGTCAGTATATGCATAGTCCTAGAAAGTTACATTTGAATATTGCTTTTAGATTGTTAAGGTATTTGAAAAATAGTCCTGGAAAGGGAATTGCTTTAACCAAATCAAGTGTGTTGGAATTGAAAGGTTTTGTGGATGCAGATTGGGCTAAATGTTTAGCCACAAGAAGATCTGTATCTGGGTATATGGTATATCTTAATAATTGTCTTATTTCTTGGAAAAGTAAAAAACAATCTACTGTTTCAAGATCCTCTACTGAGTCGGAATATAGGGCTCTTGGCTCTATCACATGTGAGATAATTTGGATTTTAAAAGTTCTGTTTGAACTAGAGGTTAAAAATTTTATTCCTGCTTCTGTTTTTTGTGATAATAGTTCCACAATTAAATTAGCTCTTAATCCTGTGTTTCATGAAAGAACAAAACATTTTGAAATAGATCTACATTTTGTTAGAGAAAAAATTTCTagtggtgttttaaaacttgtgaAAATTGGTTCAGATGAACAAAATGCTGATATATTAACAAAATCTTTAAGTGTAAAACaacatgaattttttttaataaaatgggTCTTAttgatattttcagaaaataaataTTTCGATTGAGGGGGGATGTTGAAAATGtgcatttattttgttacaatcTCATATTTATTTTAAAGAAATTTGTGAAGGGTATATTATGTAAATGTTGTGTTCTGGAAGGATGAAAGTTGTATGCAGGTTATAAAGTTTAAAACACGCGGGTTGAATATGGGTCGGATATAGATCGGATTATATTTGTGGATACAATCCGAGATATAAATAAAGGAGTGAAGGTTCTAGAGATTAATTCACAGAAGTTGTTAGGTCTAGATATTTTCTCCCAGTCTTATCTCTCAAGGGTTCTTCGTTGTTAGTTTGATATATATCTGATTCATTGTATTTTGAGTGAGAGAGGAGGTTGTGTAATCAGTTCTGTTTTTCTCTCATCTTTTGATCATTAGAAATAGTTTAGATTGAGTGACAATCTGAGTGTTTTTTGTAGTGAGTTTTGAGTTGTAAGTATATTGAAAACCACCTGTTTCTTGATCTTAATATGATATGAGAAATGGTGATGTTGGGAAGTTTGTTTTGTGAGTTTTTTAACAGAgataatgaaaatatataaaattgGGTTTTGAGGTTATgctaattttatatttaatttaactgTTTGATGTATACTAGGATGCGAGGCAAAAGTGAAGACAACATTCAACACTCTGTTGACTTACATCAAGAATGCTGCAACTAAGCCAGATGAAGAGAAATTCCGCAAGATCAGACTTACCAATGCTGCCTTTCAGGTCTCACaacttttatataaaaaaaatccacttttaaaaacattataatAAAGAAATTGGTATTTTATTTTACATTTAACAGGATAGAGTGGGGAAATTGGAAGGTGGGATTAAGTTTCTTGAGCTGTGTGCAGTTCTTCGGCACCGAGCCTTATGCTTGTGAACGATcagaattaccaaaataccctccaaGCAAAGAAATAGATGTCAAATTGAGGGATGAGGAAGCTAGAAGGTTGTTATGTTGTATTttctttaaactttttttttcatattcTATTTGATGAGGCAATATTGACCTATTAACTTATAAATTAGTCGATTTGGGTTAATATCCAACAGGTAATATTTAGTTAAATCCATACAAACGCCCAAATCGCTTTATCAGATATCTTTACTATTGAAaattaaaatgataaaaataactaTTCAAAATCCAAAAGTACAAGAATCTTATTAgtttttgttaattaatttattcaatataatatgttgttatttgtaattGTTACATTgggtttttttttcatattaggACATTATACTTTGAATCTTCAAAGTAAAATACGGTAATTAATTTTGGTATGATTTTTGACAGTTAGTATTTATGATAtgatttaaaatatttttggtatgacTTTTGACAGTTAGTAATATCCGAAAATACATCATATGATACATTATTCCGTCTATAAATCTTATATATTATGTTCTTAAGTTTTACTTTCACAGCACAATTCACCAACAAGGAAACGGAACTAGAAGATTACTCCATTGCATTGCATTACATTTCGTTACACGAATTCAGGTTTCTTTACTTCTTCTATCTGTTTGAAATGATAAAATTCTTATGTCTcaaatacatttcttcattttCTACTTTACTAGATCGAATTTGGTGTAACCATGTAAAGATTGTTTTTTTAAAAACTGCATCCAGGATGAGGTTTAGATTTTGTTGTTTGCAtcatgtttgtttgtttgattATCAATTCAATATATTGTTATGGTAGTTAAAAATTAGACTGTTATAATTTAAGTTGTTtgaaaatttaaagtttaattatTGATAAATGATACAGTATTCACAAGATTCATTACGATTCATGAAATTACATATATTGTTTTATGAAGAAACAAAATTAGGTAATTGAAGAGAGtatattaaattatttaaacaaCAGATATGAAGAGATTATCTTAAATTCTTAACCATTCAACATTAAATCATAGGATTTAATTCAAAAAGATGTTAAAACAATGAATATccaaattatttaatattaaatccAATTAGTTATCTAAAAATAATTGGTGAGATGACATAATGATATGACattgattaattaaaatatatatatatatatatatatatatatatatatatatatatatatatatatatatatatataatagtattttttttatcaaattatcTTATCAtcttgttaaattatgttttagcgatgtttttaattaattcaatattATATGCTATATATTTATTTAGATTTTAGAGCGATAGAGCAAAAAACATGATATCGGTCTCGACTCTGAAAACATATTGGGTCTTATTAAAAATAAGTGGATGTTACTATGAATTGGACTTTATTTTAATGTCTTCAGAATTCATATAACATTCTCATGgcccaaaagtataaacaatatTGGGCCTTATTAAAAATTAGCGGTCCTTTTTCTCTCGGTTTATTTGCGAACAGAATTCAGAGTTTCAGAGTTCAGACTCCTATCTTTTTTAGTATTTAAAGCAGTTTTATCCAACAGTCTTCAAAATTTGTTTTTGACTTTTTGTAACATCCATTATTTACTTAAATATTTGTTATCAAATAAATCTTATTAATATTTGTTATTAATATATGCTTTAGGTTTTCtgtaatatttaataaataaatcatATAATAAAACTCTTATTGCTTGGATATTTCAAATTTATGATAcatatgttattatactttgggcATCTCAAATCGACatagtttttaatataaataatgatGTAAATCAATTCTACATCAATCACATCTGACTTTCGTTTTGTAGAATCATGAATGGTCAAATTTACGTTGATGCATTTTCATTGCTACTAAACTACCATTTGTGGTATGTTTTGACACTCGTTCGTGTTGATATCATTTGAAGGGACTCAAGAGCAAACAAACTCTTCATGGTTCTCATTGATCAAAATGTATGTTTAAAAaactatttatattttattttcattttcataatttatcataagtattttgtttataaaaatattacattTTCTATTAGAGAGAGAAATTATTAGCAGTTGTTCAACAACAAATGATGCGTTTTATTTATGGGGGGAATCTATTGGGTGGTGTGTTTTCTTTAAACCATTTCCAAATCAAACCAACCTATGCTGAGTATCCAAGGTATCAAGAATACAGTTTATTACATGGCGATTTGATGATTAAGATCAGCAATAACACACGGTTTAATCGTTTGGCCGATGCTATCATATCATGGTTTCTGGTTTTTCCATTGGTTCCCTCAATAAAAGTTTAGTAGAGGATTGGACAGAGAGAAAAATGATGATCGGTAAATttaataacttatatatatatatatatatatatatatatatatatatatatatatatatatatatatatagcattctaaagtttttaaaataataacaagTTGTCCTTTTAATTATCGCTATTTTTAGATATTGTTGGAAAAATCCTCAAAGGGAAGCAAAACTATTCCCGTTACTATGGTGTACTGACGTTAACTTCGTTCACTTTATATCTCCAAGATGGACCGTaagtgtttattattattattattattattattattattattattattattattattacactaAAACAAAATTAGGTGACTTTGGAAATATTTGATTATAAATAGGGGGAGTATAATTAAGATGAAACTATATATAACCGACCGAACACACCATCAGATTGTGAAGACTGTCTATGCGATAAAGAGAGTATATAATATTTGTTTCTCGGGTGAAATTGGTTCATTTGGATTCAAGTAAGTTTTTTCTAGAAAATTATAATATTTGTAGTGAtattaaaataactaaatcaATACATTTTAATAGTTTTTATCTTATTTTCAGTGAACATTTTGATATCAACCAAACTAAGCAACGTGGAGTTCCAACCGAGGATGCCAGAAGCATTTAACATCATAAATATGTCTAGAAGAATTTTTAATTCCGTGTGAGACATTTGGTGgtgttttttttcaagttttgacAACTTTTATGAGTGCGTTGCTTTTATAGTTGATCTACATTAATGTTAGACATATTATGGTGAATTTTTTCATGTGTGGTTTATTTTTCTTGTGTTGACTTATGAATTGATAAATAATAATTTTTGGATATCTATGGAAATTTTCATGTGTGGTTTATTTTTCTATTGTGAATTTGGATTACAATTTTTTAGTATAGTTGGTTATTTATTAAGGGTTGTGTTGCTTTctgaaacacacacatacatgactACTAAATCACTTGGTCTACATTACAAAATGCTACATTCTTGATGATATAATATGTGCTTATTCTTAACATTTCCATTATAGTGTTCAATGAGGACCGTAGATAAGGGAAACGAAAACTGTGATGATTCCCAAAACCCGATAGATAtagaaaaaggtatgtcatttatATAAGTATATATTTGCATTTATAATATATGACTATTTATCCAAATAATATATTTGTAGAAAATCGAAAAAGATACAATAGAAACTATTATGCACGTATTCTAGCTTCGAATCCGTACGTTATAACATTTAAACGGCTTTCTGATCTAGGACCGCTTGATAATTATAGAGTGACTTTGAATGCATCGGTGGAACTTGACCGAAGGGTGTACAATAAGTCGACCACATCTGAGGTATGAATATTAACATTTatctttattcattttaaaattaaaggtgtcatatttattaatatacatatcatattaatcaccatattgaaCTACACCTTTGCATAGGTTGCTGGTATTTGGGTTGAAGGAAATGACAACATCATTGCATATAAAAGAAGTATTATTGTCTATGGGAGGTCTAACTATAGTACCGAAATTCAACCTCACTTTGGTTGTTATGATCCTTTGTCGTATCCTTTATTCTTTCCCAATGGTGAGTCTCGATGGCATCCTAAAATACCAAGATATGGGGTTGCCATGGATGAGATTCATAGTGACAATGAAGACAATGATGAAGGTTCAGAAGGTACGCCTTTAACAttcttttacatatttaaaacatGTAACAGATATTGCCTTAAATATTTGgatattaaatttatatttttcacatAAATTATGATATCACAGGATCTACTTCAAAAAAAGACAGAAATACTATAAGTATGCGGGAGTACTATTATTACAAGTTCCATATATGGTCGAATGATAATGTGATTTTGATGGGAGGGAGATTGTTCCAGCAGTTTGCAGTAGATACCTATATAAAGATTGAGACTACACGTTTTGTTTTTGTTGAAAAGAACCAAACCAAAATTTGATCCGATTTATACCAGGGCGTTGTTGATTGCTTCAATGCTGGTGAGGTTCAACCAAGTAGGGTTGGACAGAGAGTTGTGTTACCTGCAAGTTTCATTGGAGGTCCATGTGACATGCGTCGAAGATTTCTGGATGCCATGACTTTAGTTCAAGATGATGGGAGGCCTGATATATTTCTTACCATGACGTACAACCCAAAATGGAAAGAAATCGATGATGAGTTATTGCCTGGACAGTCAGCTCAAGATCGACCGGACCTTGTTGCAAGAGTTTTTCATGCTAAGTTAGAGGATCTCAAGGTACAGTTATTCCAGAGACATATAATTGGTGTGGTGGGGTCATATGTGTATGTGATAGAGTTTCAAAAGTGTGGATTGCCACATGCACATTTCCTCTTAATAATGACACATGGATATAAGATGAATAATCCAGGCGATTATGACAAACTTGTGTGTGCGGAAATTCCCGACCCAATAAGGTTTCCTGAAATGCATGATCTTGTCAAAATTCACATGATGCACGGTCCTTGTGGTAGCTTACAAGAAAAAGTCCATGTATGCAGGGTGTGCCAAAAATATGTCGTTTCAGATATTCTAGGCAATTCAATGAAAAGACATCACAAGGAGAGGACTCATATCCATTATATAGAAGGAGAAATAATGGAATTGAGGTGACTATAAGAAATACAACATTGGATAACAAATGGGTGGCTCCATACAACCCAAAGTTGTTAATGATGTTTAATTGTCATATCAACGTTGAGGTTTGTTCGAGTATAAAGTCTGTGAAGTACCTCTTCAAATATGTTTATAAGGGCCATGAcaaacaagttatccatattgaTAAAGACCAAGAAAATGTTGTTATTAATGAGATACGAAAGTTTCAAGACGCACATTATGTGTCCCCTCCTGAGGTATTATGGTGAGTTTTTAGCTTTCATCTTTCAAAAATTCACCCTTGTGTGTTGGCCTTGCAAATACATCTCCCGAATCAACAGTTGGTTAGGTTCAAAGACGGTGACAGAATGGAAGACATTGTTGATAGGGAGAAAGAAAAAAATTCAATGTTGACGGCATTTTTCAAGAAGAATAAAGAAGATTCCAATGCGAGAAAATATTTGTATAAGGATTTTCCCAAACATTTTACATGGAATCGGAGCAACCATTGTTGGAGGACCAGGGAACATAAATCAATGATTGGTCGACTTGTTTATGCTAATCTAGCTGAAGGAGAGAGATACTACCTACGCTTGCTTTTATGTCATATTACTGGGCCTACCCGCTTTGAAGATTTGTATACAGCCAATGGTGTATTACATCCTACATTTCGAAAAGCAGCTCTTGAAAGAGGTTT includes:
- the LOC111896240 gene encoding uncharacterized protein LOC111896240; protein product: MRTVDKGNENCDDSQNPIDIEKENRKRYNRNYYARILASNPYVITFKRLSDLGPLDNYRVTLNASVELDRRVYNKSTTSEVAGIWVEGNDNIIAYKRSIIVYGRSNYSTEIQPHFGCYDPLSYPLFFPNGESRWHPKIPRYGVAMDEIHSDNEDNDEGSEGSTSKKDRNTISMREYYYYKFHIWSNDNVILMGGRLFQQFAGVVDCFNAGEVQPSRVGQRVVLPASFIGGPCDMRRRFLDAMTLVQDDGRPDIFLTMTYNPKWKEIDDELLPGQSAQDRPDLVARVFHAKLEDLKVQLFQRHIIGVVGSYVYVIEFQKCGLPHAHFLLIMTHGYKMNNPGDYDKLVCAEIPDPIRYSRQFNEKTSQGEDSYPLYRRRNNGIEVTIRNTTLDNKWVAPYNPKLLMMFNCHINVEVCSSIKSVKYLFKYVYKGHDKQVIHIDKDQENVVINEIRKFQDAHYVSPPELVRFKDGDRMEDIVDREKEKNSMLTAFFKKNKEDSNARKYLYKDFPKHFTWNRSNHCWRTREHKSMIGRLVYANLAEGERYYLRLLLCHITGPTRFEDLYTANGVLHPTFRKAALERGLIETDDNLSQCLVEASLFQFPSALRRLFTTMLIFCEPRNVCKLWDDHYDSLSEDYRK